Genomic window (Sediminispirochaeta smaragdinae DSM 11293):
AGAGATCCCATGCTTCTCGATGAGAGGCCCCGCGAACAAGGGACCGAAGGCATTTCCGGCTCCCAGAAGAATCGGAAAGAAGGCGTTGAAGCGACCACGATGGGTAATGGGGGTATGGTTTGCCACATAGACGCTTGAATGGGTAAAGGAAAGAATTTCACCAAGGGTCCAGATCACCGCACAGACCAGGATGAGAGAAAAGCTCCGGGTAATATAGAGCCCGCCGAACCCCAAACCGTATAAAAGGGCCGCAAGGGCAACGGCAATGATCGGACGCAGGTCCCGGGTAAGGGCGACCACCCCGGTCGTCAGAAGGGTAACGGTAAGGGCATTCACCGTCATAAGCGTACCGAAGTAGACCGTACCGTTATCGGGAAAAAGTTTCAGAAGATAAAGCGGAAGGGAAAAATTCATCTGACTATAGACCATATTGAGAAAGGGCATGAGAAAAAGAAAAGCGAAAAGGAAGGGGCGTCTGAGAAGAACCACGAGGGTCGATCCGACTTCCGAACGTTCATCGCTCTCATCCCGGTATCCGGCGCTGATTTGCTCTTCGGTGGGGCGGGATTCTGTTACCAGGAGAATGATGAAGATAACGGAGAGGAAGGTGGTTCCGGCATCACCGAAGAAAAGCCAGGGGGCATGGTTACGATAGAGGAATCCGGCAATAAGCGGACCGACGGCAAAGCCTATGTTTGTCCCCAAATAGATAAGGCCGAAGGCGGCCTG
Coding sequences:
- a CDS encoding MFS transporter gives rise to the protein MALSGRPGQLLPVSLFRTYRGLPKSVYALFFARIINSIGSFVHPFMTLFLTDRLGLGEAAAGRYLLLAALAFVPGSLIAGKLTDSIGRKRVLVFSQIAAAACFIPCGFLDHSPMLPWFLILSQFFSGGVYPVSQAITTDLTTPKNRQAAFGLIYLGTNIGFAVGPLIAGFLYRNHAPWLFFGDAGTTFLSVIFIILLVTESRPTEEQISAGYRDESDERSEVGSTLVVLLRRPFLFAFLFLMPFLNMVYSQMNFSLPLYLLKLFPDNGTVYFGTLMTVNALTVTLLTTGVVALTRDLRPIIAVALAALLYGLGFGGLYITRSFSLILVCAVIWTLGEILSFTHSSVYVANHTPITHRGRFNAFFPILLGAGNAFGPLFAGPLIEKHGISAIWPLAGSFALFISLLFLLLAEIERRVRK